aataaaaaaacaaaatggcggatttttggcgccaaattcgaatattgctcactctctagcctgaacatcgatggatttccgctttataggggtcgtttgattcgtattttgTCAGATTGACactatcaaaatgaaaaaataataaaactaaaaataaataaataaataaagtaatttaaaaaactaaaaaacccgactgcgtttctttataatattaaaatgaaaaaaccctaaaacaagaaagtaatcgtaaaattaagcagtcgggacccattctagaaagcaagccgtatcacaaagtcttcatatttagaatgggtcccgactgcttaaatcttacgattactttcttgttttagggttttttcattttaatattataaagaaacgcagtcgggttttttagttttttaaattactttatttataacaatacattaaatatactACTATGTGCTTATGACTAAGTAATTACGTCGCGCATGCCGCTCATAATTAAGGGCCCGtcgtggtttgaaactagtcgagtatcACTTAAGTATATAAACTGTATTAACTACCAAATTTTATCcagtaatttttaaaattaataattaatattaagaatTTTAAGACTACTGAACCATGTATTCTTTATTTGCTGAAACTTTACCTTATATTAGTTTTCAGCAAAGTATCTCCGGGTTGAGGGTCATCTTAAAAtatagtgttttgtttattaaactgAGGAGGAAAACGGTGTTGGCTAATTTAGTTAATTAGATATTTACTTTGGGTCGAGGTTATACCTAAATTGGGTGATAGTGGTGTCAAAAATATCGCATTAGGTGATGCTTTGATGTTTTAGTCAgagataaaatttaaaatttacttaaacttagtggtttttatttcagtgttttttttaatgtttcttcacactactatattttaaatgcggactgcctagcaggttaccggggctctggctcgaaaagtaggagtaggatcgaggtggtttttagtctcgcctaaaagaagtcattggatgattttacgtCCTTAAAAAACATTAGAATATTTCGCTTGATTTAACAAGCATAATAGTTTTATACATAGTACAGAAGTCACCCTCTGACTTGATTGAgtaatttgttgatcacacaaagaatctGGGACGCGGTGTGTAGCAGCCTGTCGCCCATCCACTGCGCTAACCGCGCAGTCAGTATATTTATCTCAATTGTTTTCATCGACTATAATAAAAGCAAGCCCACTATCACTTAAAACAATCGTTTTTACTTTGACGGGTCGTACAGACATAATACTGTACCTAGTAACTGCAGAGTAtgagcagtttttttttaaaggggatgATCATTACTGTCtactcccaccttgggcgaggtgaggaGTATCAGACACTTAcagattaaaaaccacccttttcctaatcctgcttttcgagcccgttAATTGCACCAATATTATTCTTTCAATCCAGAACAATGAAGTGGCGATGGGCAGGCCCCGTCGCTTGGACTACACTAATGACTGATGCCCGCTGGGCGAGGAAAGTAATCGAGtagcgaccgcggaccggaagatgTAACGTGGgtagacctcccactaggtggaccgacgacatcgtaaAAGTCGTGGGGacccagtggatgcaggtggcggcttgtcgttctacgtggaggactaagggggaggctgaccttccggctgatgatgatgatgatgatgaatgaagaACATACTAGGTACATACTCACTATAGCCCAACAAAGGAGACTATCAGCGGAAAAAATCGTATCATAATATAATGAAGAGTCGGTATAACCACAAGACTCTCATTACACTTGATGGGGTGACATTATGTGCTAAACGCGTGTACTGACTGGTCACAGAATAACACATCAAGCTGcacaaatccagtataaactgaccgttgaatatGTGacaagatcatacaaagcgagatgatggtatactggttttgtataggtcgTTGTGGGACATATAAATGGCGTGTAGGTATATAGAGGCAGGATATCGGAGCATGGCGCCCGCCCGAGTGATATCGATCGCGGCTCGGACCTCACTGCGCAGCCTCCGCACAGCCTCCCTCTTAAGGCCAAGCCTATAATTTCACATTGGTAATATAACTAACTATGTTTCTTGGCTTTTGTCGCcatttttgaaattgtaatgTGAGTGTGATTGATTAAAAATTCTTAGGTATTCATGGAGTTTCTTTTCCATAAGCATCTGACTAAATAAAGGACTGAGATGTATTTTGTTTAGATTTCCAAaaatgtcttttgtttttaattgaaatgagaGTTTACTTACACGTTAAGTTAGCTTTTCCAAAATGTCTTTTGTGTTCATTTAAAATGAGAGTTTACTTACACGTTAAGAATTTCTTTTTATCACGgataaacacaaatattaatttttttgtgtttctatAGACAAGATTAATGTGTAATGTGTATCCAAATACTTTAGGTACAATTCAATTACATTAAGATAGGGTGTTCAATTGGTTTCAAATACTCGAATATTTATCAAAGTCTAGATTAAAATACCATAGCTACGTTATCTAAGcttctttgtaataaaaaacatgtaaatTATAGCAGTGAAAGATCAGAGGGGATCTCCTTGTAAATACCTCGTAATAATGTACTGAAATTCAGCTGAAAATAGTTAGATTTATTGGTGAAGCACCACTGACTGGTATACACCAgatttgtttttcattacgtcaaGATGCTAATACGAAAAACGGATTGGTGTTTTCTTAGTAGCGACGGATTTAAGTACAGAAGTAAGATTGGCTAAAGCGTTAATGGtgtgtttcaaagtcaaagtcaaaaatgaCACTAAAAATTTGCTTTTGAAagtcaatcaataaaaaataaaaaacacgatTGGCATCTAGCGTCATTAATTAACAGATAAGTACTGACGTTTTCAAAAGTGTTGTGTATAATACTGGAATTGTGGAATACACCTAAATACttggaaataaaaatgtctgtccgtTCGTTGTGCCTTAGTGAATATATTTTACGTGTATTCCCCTTAAGCACGGTACTGACTTCAATCAGCGTTCCCCTCGCAAAGTGAAGTTGTCGCTCTAAACTAAAGtgaatgtattaaaatgttactcTGTGCATACTCTCTGTGGGTGGTGTCGATGTGATAGCTCTTATTAAACAGATAATGGTATGTACtattgcaattttattactattactattcATTACTATTCTCTTgttaggttttttaaattcattgagTGACATTTTGGGattatcttattttttgtaattttgaattttgttatAGGGTTGCTAATTTGGTGTTGAGGGTTTTAGGTGTTGTACTTTTATggggtaaaaataaaatagatttaagaTATAAAGGCAGCTACTTTGTATGGTTGaaaatgttagtttaaaaataatccgTGTGcacattatttcaataaattagcTAGAATGggacattataaaatatatagcaaTATAATAGCTTTTTGTAGCGCCATTTCTGTATAATTTTAGATTTGATTTTGACAGTATAATGAGTCGCAAATAATTTAGAAGTGGATTTTTGTTAGGATCAATAATAACGTAGTTCATTGAATGATATATTTTGCAAAATTCCACCTTAAATCTATGGGAAATAGTGTTAAACGATAGCCTTTACCTAGTCATAACCTGGTGACCTGTAGAAAATCCAATACCTAGGCGTGGTATTTATATAGGTCAATTAAAACCTAACTGAGATGAAACACCCTATTAGGTACAATCAGATTAAAATTCTTTAagtgcctgtttcaccaccttcatataagtgcccgataaacttatgtgacagatagtgcatacaaattacgttcttaattcaaaattatctgatacatagcggctatccagaaaTTGTGAAACAACTCCTAAAAATCATGAACAAAAGACGATCCAATTTtgacaaaagaataattttgaaataatgtctGAAATCTCAAAATGTCTACttatgctggggccacactaatggaatatgccattgattttgaaaacaattgaacgattatgaactttaaatgttcgCATAAACATCAATTATTGCCATAATCAAATGGCAcattccattagtgtggccccagcattaAAGACATACTGGGTGTAGTGTAGAAACGTAAGCTATGTATATTTAATGACTTTTACTACTAGACCCCCTAGTCTTTTGGTCAGGGGGCCCGTAACCTACAAAGCTGCGTAAAGGGTAACTAAGCTACAAAATGACAAATGGTCACAATATTCTTCATCGACAAACTCCACAAAGCACTATGCACCTTATCCAACAGATATTAAGACTGCTTTCACATTTCCTTCGTACATTCTTAATGGCTTGTAAACTAATTGTTTAATCGTTTGTAAATTAAACACGTTCTCatttacatttatacatatttacttacttatgtgTATACAacgaacatttttattactttccagCTTAACTGACTgggaaaaagaaaacaaataaggTATCTAtactacatataatattatattttattataactttcgtgagacatactaattaattatttattatgttattggtttactcacataattgtttgacgaggaactcgactagtttcaagccatgctagaggctcatattcatgagcagcattccgcgacacacgacgcggtgatttgcgtgagtaagccgataacataatgattaatacatatctatttacaatataagtacctacatatttttgattttatttcacttatatACTATGCCATGATACACTGCTATGTatcgtatgtaggtatatgtcaTACACAGAACACAAGCGCTTGTTTTGCCGCCCTCATTTAAAAACCCATTAAAGAGTGGGAGataaatcaaacaaattacGTGTCTACTTCAGtttggagatcactcatatgacttaaatgaaactttaaGTAGTACTCGTCTatagaagcataatacaactaaatatttctgCGTGAACAGCTACATGTACCATATGATTATGATTACAGATGAGGCATAATAATGTtctaggttgtctaggaatggtACGGACATGTGTCGCGGCTTTTATAATGccatatttgtaaagagtgttaaaatttgctcaaaaagaaaaatacactttttggcttaactactggacctatttcgctcatttatagtatattgtcagccaaagatgataacaaaaatgtggtttaaattaagtcatatgtGTTTTCTCCATAAGTATCGTATATTTTTAATCTAGTATAGGGGTTTCTTACCCATCCTTAAGTATAACTTGTATATAGTAGgtacaaataatttcaaacattacAAAACTGAATCACGCtatgttttaaattgttctaGCTTTGTAAAACTATTGCTGAACACAAACATTAGTAGTAATGAAATGTTCCATTCATAAATTCATTCTGAACAATGGCTCTGatctatttaaaaacattatacgAAAATAGTATTGTAGTACCAACCGGCGGCCATGATTTCATCGTATTCATTGTTTGGTTAGTAACCTAATACAATGCTTTGAAAAATGCTTAGAACGTTATTACGATAGTAATGAATCACTAAGGgtattttccaccagagatgtgctatgtagctatgatactaagatgcaatagctaagctttggaactatgtgaccgtttccactgatactaagctttgtagctGTACGAGTAAGATGTGTTATGAAAATGCGCCGCCACAcagtagctgtgcaaggaagatgcgcagctcgagtatgggatgtattgatagtagggaagccatctatagcacatatctataacacacatccatagcacgcatatttccatattacataaaaatttagttgagtccgtttccaccagtgctaagctatgtgtaccaatgtatATGaaaggtggaagccaaacgcgtccacagcaacgtagcatagcacatctctgtcaaaaaagcacccttatgaGTATACTAACTCTTCcgactacatacatatattactcTCCACCCCTCTAACAATCTCCATACAAATATACTGTAGATACTAACACTCCGTTGGAcgtgaataaaaaacaaacaaacaaacgacgATCgatgatcatggctgaaattgaaattaaaggGTAGAAAggagaaaattattataatgacacatattttattttctacttcaCCATTGTATGATATGTGTCTAAAGCCTTGTGTAAGGGTATGTATTGCAGCAAATTTATTCACATTTCAGGCCAGGATGGAGCTCCCAGTTCTAGACAAGTTTTGCTTCGTGTTCGATCTGAAGACAGGATGCATGGTGATGGGCTTAGCCAATACTGTAAGTAAGCCGTAAgagctaatatttatttatttatttttaggaaaactaaaaatttataCAAGCAAACATAGCAACAAGAAGCCAATTGCAGGTTCTCacttaaagaaagaaagaagagtATAGAAAAAGTAACagataacttaaataaatagactataatattagtaagcacttacttacattaaaataactgtaacaatttgtaatacatattacaaGAACCAGGCTACAGCACTTTTGCgtcaccttttaaactgcgatttaCAAACTGACTATCGACTTACACAGAGTAGATATGCCAATAGTCCAGGAGTAGATTGTAACAGGTCGTTGATGATATTAAAGAGGCATGAGAACTGGAGGTAGGCTTCTTTCTAAAAGAGTATCTCATTAACTGTGAGGGACAAAGATATGGGCACAATCAAGTCATTgttttcggcgctctgattggttggtttattcaagccggccaatcaaaacAATACAACCCAACTGTTAACTACTTCaaaagtgacagatgacagaagtcgaaCATAGACGGAGGATCCCCCTTTTCTTAGGGAGCTTTACTCATTGTTCCCTAAAGTTTTAAAAGGAAGCTTAAATATTTAGGtagtatgtaagtaggtacattatctGAGGTTTGTATGTCTATTttcctaattttattaatctgttTAATGCCTCCTATCAAaggtaatacaataaatatctaGTACTTAAATCAATCATAATATAAATTGATTATCAAACTGATTACGGTATTTGCTGTGTACGTGAACATTCGACACGACGCTTTGTGTTCCAAATGTTTTGATAAGCTTAGAACGAATTACGTATTCATACTATCTCATATCTAGAAATTACTTGATCGAGCAGGCGTTTAAGGGTCGATTACTGGTTTTCGAAAATGCTTAGGACTCGTAAGCATGGAATTTACTCTTTAGATGAGGGACTCAAGATTATGTCCaatataattatggcaataggcttaaaactaataattgggcctctggtaaccacactcatacaacgcaacacaacgctagcgttgtttcacgtcgattttctgtgaggccgtggtatcactcctgtcgaggcggcccattcgtgccgaagcatggcgctcccacacttaaacactatttttttatttttttttatttatttatttaattctttatgcacatgaatgtgtacatgaggtgggcttaatgccgtaggcaacACCTCCGAATTTACAACGATTTTTGGGTCAACATCAGTTAAGCAAGGATTGACTGAACCCCTCCTGTCTTCCAGATCATAACCTTCGTGCTGACGCTGCTGCTGATCACGTTCGCGGTGAACATCAAGGACATATCGGAGGCGCAGATGAAGAGGGACGATGTGGAGTACGCCATGTCCTCCGTGGTGTACACCATCGTGGTCCTCCTCATTGTCCTGCTCGTCGTCAAGTTCCTTCTGGACCTGGTCTTCGTATACGCAGTTTATAAAGTAAGATGGTTTTTTAAGGGTTTAGACGTTTCAATTACTGGCTTGCGTAGAACGTCTTGATGAATGAAAAGTAAGGGTTacctatccggagctgcggacaacgtaacaggttaccggggctccggctcacagcaggagtaggaacggggtggtttttagtcagtaagagtctgacactcccgcctcatccaaggcgggagaagtcattggatgattttgcctcctcaaaaaaagggtccTTACCTGAAATTATTTTGTGGACTGATTCATAATGTGACTGCAACATGAGTTGTAAGAAAGTCACTATCAATGTGTCGACGTATATAAGTCGCagactaaaggtaagcgtccacaggcccgcatcgtacgcattgcacgcaatagatattattttgtcttgTATCGTACGGACGCCAGACGCAgtcaatccgtttgatgcgatccgtccgaatcgtgcgatgcgtgcgttgcgtacgatgcggacctgtggacgcttacgaTAAAGGGATTCAGTGATAAACCTAGACTTCTCCTACGTGGCAAGTGTGGAGGTTATATATAGCAAAACCCTCTGAAGTAGAAGTCCATAGTCAGCAGTGGACCTTCAGGGCCtcattgatgatgatgattataagaTTTAAACAACGTTTATCTTCTAATTTTTCCAGGAAAAATGCAGCCTCCTGAAGAAGTACTGCATCTTCTGGATAATATTCCTGGTCCTGTACATCATTGGCTTCCTGAAGACCCTGTTCCACATGGACGCTGGCCACGTCATCTCGCAGATAATCTTTATAGGTAAGTTGAAGAACATTATCATTTACACATTTTTAGAACGTAATTAGATAGTTCCCTCTTGATATAGTAAGTAACTCAAGTCTGAAATTCAGGACCTTGTGAAGTGAATTTTTGACGTTCCAATAGTGCCTAATTAAgggttaattgaaataaatgctttaactttgaaaatattaaatgttaacaaaactaTCGTTGCTGTATACACATTTCTCTAATTTTTCAGCTGAAAACTTCTACTTCATCGTGGTGACCAGGAGCTATTTGATATCAATAAACGAAGACGGTGTCCTGTAAATAGTTCCTTTTATTATTAACAAGTTTCAAAAACCAACATCTATGTACTACCAAAGTTAAAAAATCCGGGAGTAAAAATTCCAAAAGCACAATTtggaaaatacataatttttatttatttatcgtgaAATTCATGTAACCTTACTTCAGTGATTTTGTAAGGTTCGAATAGAtctttaaaaagtataatatatgtaaccGAGTTTAGCAAATTGTACCGATAGATGGCGATCTTAACGCATAGGAAATCAATGTGTAAACTTGTATCGAATAGATTGTtgataatatatatattatacataccaCTAGATAGAATTATACATATCAAGGATTATCTTTCTCTCTCCgtacttttgttaatgaaaattataattcaaaagttaaaattaaacaattacttCGAGGATTGAAGAAATAAAGAACGAATGTGAGGATAGTAAAATAACATCTGAATATTTATATGAACGAAAAGAAACAAAGTTAACGGACCAAAGTATACAGAGATTCTGTATAAAATCATTATCATCTTCAACAATtccttatattttatgtataaacattTACTTTGTAAGTCAATACTGCAATAAATTTAGGAACTGCCATCAAACAGGCTGGATCGCAATGACTTTGTGTTATATTCGTGTAATGAAAAATTGTTACGCTGTATATTGTTAAGTTAAATGTTGCTAATTGATGTTATTTGTATAGTTTGTTAAACGTGCGTTATAAAacttctaattaattaattattattattatatttatcttttttatataaaaatcagttgctgttcattagtcttgttaaaactcgagaacggttgGATCGacttggcaaattttggtcttaagttgtttgtggaagtccaggaaatGTTAGGgcgtacgaagtttgccgggtcatatagtttatttataaaaacactgTTAAAAGTACACAGACCTCCTGGTCCAAAAAcgaattgattaattttatatacatagttccaaatacttaaaagaaaatattcctaAATAATTCGTCCCAATCGAATCAGAtgtttttaactatttatttaattttgtaagtaaaagAAAACAGTTGTAtggatttaattttgtattaagagtttataaatgataaagtacattatatatttcgtgttgtataattatatatttatagtttattctGGTTGTGATGAACTTCCGCTGAATCGTTTTTATTGTGTATACTGGAATTGTATAAATGTAtagtaaaatgttgttttatatcaTTTTGATATGAAGATTTGTCTTCCATTTTGTAGATTTAAGTGATCTTCATTTGTTGTGAAGTTTGGGATTGTATTATGTGTTAAGGCTTCATTCGGTTGTTGGCGAgaactttaaaatgttaaaataacgatttgaaaagtattttaatgaatttttttaatatgtaaaatgaGCGAAAAGGTATTTGTACGTAGGTGTGTTTACATTCTCTTGATATACCGTATCTATTTTATGaagattgtattttattataaagacttcggttttgtgttaaaaattgAGCTTACGTGATTATACGAGTTAATTGAACAGCAGAATAAAGTCCAACATGTCCAGTCTCGCCAACAACCGACTTACGATGTTCGTATATAGCCTTCCTTCAAATATAGACATTATTGGGCTTGATTAGATCTCAATTTTGTATAACACattaaaactacttaatatattgtataacatattttataacaccttttttatatatttatcatttaaacatgtgaaattcttattattcatttacatttaagtataatttttgGAACCATATATTCaacttaaatacttttttattgacattttaaataacaactgAGATTCATATAGGCATTATACGtcatattctatttatatttatatctactCAAAATATATTTGGTATTATTTACGTAATTTGGACATGATATACTACGGGAATAGGGTTTCGATGAAAAAGGAGCTTATCAATTTTATATTGCACGTGAATACATATCTATCTGTATCGTTGCATATTAagattgtatttgttttgagaAAAGGGCGTTAAACTACGGATTAAAGTCTCGAgagatttgaaaaataattatatattggGGCAATATCACGGGGTCACCGCGTAATTGATTTTACAAAGACACTGATCtgactttaaaattatatagttttatcTCATATATGTGTTATAGtaactattaataataagcTATATATTATCGTTTAGTGGGATGATTggtgaaaattaattaacagaATATGACTGACAATAACTATCTTCCAAATAACCTGATCTAAATCAAATCTATTTACTAAATCCTCGTTGGCTAGGGACCTCATGTGAGAGGTGACTTCACATACAGGGACTCACATGAGGATGTGTGTCCGTGTATGTAAGTAACAGCTctgaaagtgtgggagagccatgcttcggcacgaatgggccacggcctcacagaaaaccgacgtgaaacaacgcttgcgttgtgtttcgttgtgtgggtgacCAATTccttccccttcccaatccccgatttcccaacaacccttaaattcctaaacctaaaaggccggcaacacacttgtaacgcctctggtgttttaagtgtccaggGGCgacggctattgcttaccatcaggagattaAGGCTGCTCgtctgttccataaaaaataaaaagaaaaaaataagtctTCTGTAGACGTTACTTCATCAACTTAATTTAACCGAAACATCCTTAATTTTATACACGTGTAGATCGATGACAGGTGACCCTTTGAACCTCTCTCGAGactaaacaaatactttaaaaatatatatcattatctattgttttcatttcaat
This genomic interval from Spodoptera frugiperda isolate SF20-4 chromosome 6, AGI-APGP_CSIRO_Sfru_2.0, whole genome shotgun sequence contains the following:
- the LOC118267813 gene encoding uncharacterized protein LOC118267813 isoform X1 is translated as MARMELPVLDKFCFVFDLKTGCMVMGLANTIITFVLTLLLITFAVNIKDISEAQMKRDDVEYAMSSVVYTIVVLLIVLLVVKFLLDLVFVYAVYKEKCSLLKKYCIFWIIFLVLYIIGFLKTLFHMDAGHVISQIIFIAENFYFIVVTRSYLISINEDGVL
- the LOC118267813 gene encoding uncharacterized protein LOC118267813 isoform X2, producing MELPVLDKFCFVFDLKTGCMVMGLANTIITFVLTLLLITFAVNIKDISEAQMKRDDVEYAMSSVVYTIVVLLIVLLVVKFLLDLVFVYAVYKEKCSLLKKYCIFWIIFLVLYIIGFLKTLFHMDAGHVISQIIFIAENFYFIVVTRSYLISINEDGVL